In Thermococcus stetteri, the following proteins share a genomic window:
- the porD gene encoding pyruvate synthase subunit PorD, which produces MAESPFKADIERVQKEYSEKMTPGAIAYIPGSSVVNKTGSWRVFMPEFNRDKCTRCFLCYIYCPEPAIYLDEEGYPVFDYDYCKGCGICANECPVDAIVMVRETK; this is translated from the coding sequence ATGGCTGAGAGCCCGTTTAAGGCCGATATTGAGAGGGTCCAGAAGGAGTACAGCGAAAAGATGACACCCGGAGCGATAGCATACATCCCGGGCAGCAGCGTGGTGAACAAGACAGGCTCCTGGAGAGTTTTCATGCCCGAGTTCAACAGAGACAAGTGCACGAGGTGCTTCCTCTGCTACATCTACTGCCCGGAGCCGGCAATCTACCTTGACGAGGAAGGTTATCCAGTCTTCGATTACGACTACTGTAAGGGCTGCGGAATCTGCGCCAACGAGTGCCCGGTTGACGCTATAGTAATGGTTAGAGAAACCAAGTGA
- a CDS encoding transcriptional regulator, which produces MSTEVVRLDENGRLYLPASLRKRLKAREFYVEERNGEIVLIPVRKKIEKYWGIVKGEKLSAEEIDRVVEKETKKLLRDEL; this is translated from the coding sequence ATGAGCACTGAAGTGGTTAGACTGGATGAAAACGGCAGGCTGTACCTCCCCGCGTCCCTCCGAAAGAGACTAAAGGCAAGGGAGTTCTACGTAGAGGAGAGAAACGGAGAGATAGTCCTTATTCCAGTCAGGAAAAAGATCGAGAAGTACTGGGGCATCGTGAAGGGAGAAAAGCTGAGCGCGGAAGAAATTGACAGGGTGGTTGAGAAAGAAACCAAGAAACTCCTGAGGGATGAGCTTTGA
- the porA gene encoding pyruvate synthase subunit PorA — MPIRTVMKANEAAAWAAKLAKPKVIAAFPITPSTLVPEKISEFVANGELDAEFIKVESEHSAISACVGASAAGVRTFTATASQGLALMHEVIFIAAGMRLPIVVAVGNRALSAPINIWNDWQDSISERDTGWLQFYAENNQEALDLILIAFKVAEDERVLLPAMVGFDAFILTHTVEPVEIPDQEAVDEFLGEYEPKYAYLDPAKPITQGTLAFPAHYMEARYTVWEANENAKKVIDEVFAEFEKRFGRKYQKVEEYRTDDAEIIFVTMGSLAGTVKEYVDHLREQGVRAGAAKLTVYRPFPTEEVRELAKKAKVIALLEKNVTFSVGGALFQDFSRALVNLDERPKVVDFILGLGGRDVTFKDLDEALEIAQKALNGEEFDEVNWIGLRKEIL; from the coding sequence ATGCCGATAAGAACCGTTATGAAGGCCAACGAGGCGGCTGCCTGGGCGGCAAAGCTGGCCAAGCCGAAGGTTATAGCCGCTTTCCCCATTACACCGTCAACACTTGTCCCCGAGAAGATCAGCGAGTTCGTGGCCAACGGGGAGCTCGACGCCGAGTTTATCAAGGTCGAGAGCGAGCACTCCGCTATTTCCGCCTGTGTCGGTGCTTCAGCCGCTGGAGTTAGAACCTTCACCGCCACAGCCTCCCAGGGTCTCGCCCTCATGCACGAGGTCATCTTCATAGCGGCAGGAATGCGCCTCCCGATAGTCGTTGCCGTTGGAAACCGCGCTCTAAGTGCTCCGATCAACATCTGGAACGACTGGCAGGACAGCATAAGCGAGCGCGACACCGGATGGCTCCAGTTCTATGCCGAAAACAACCAGGAAGCGCTCGACCTCATCCTGATAGCCTTCAAGGTTGCGGAGGACGAGCGCGTTCTTCTCCCGGCCATGGTCGGCTTCGACGCGTTCATCCTCACCCACACGGTTGAGCCGGTCGAGATACCCGACCAAGAGGCAGTTGACGAGTTCCTCGGTGAGTACGAGCCCAAATATGCTTACCTCGACCCGGCTAAGCCGATAACCCAGGGTACCCTCGCGTTCCCGGCCCACTACATGGAGGCTCGCTACACCGTCTGGGAGGCCAACGAGAACGCCAAGAAGGTCATTGACGAGGTTTTCGCCGAGTTCGAGAAGCGCTTTGGCAGAAAGTACCAGAAGGTTGAGGAGTACAGGACAGACGATGCAGAGATAATCTTCGTCACAATGGGTTCGCTCGCCGGAACCGTCAAGGAGTACGTCGACCACCTCCGCGAGCAGGGCGTCAGGGCCGGCGCTGCCAAGCTCACCGTTTACCGCCCGTTCCCGACCGAGGAAGTTAGGGAGCTGGCAAAGAAGGCTAAGGTCATAGCACTCCTCGAGAAGAACGTCACCTTCAGCGTCGGCGGAGCCCTCTTCCAGGACTTCAGCAGGGCCCTCGTGAACCTTGACGAGAGGCCGAAGGTCGTCGACTTCATACTCGGCCTCGGTGGAAGGGACGTCACCTTCAAGGACCTCGACGAGGCTCTGGAGATTGCCCAGAAGGCCCTCAACGGGGAGGAGTTTGATGAGGTCAACTGGATTGGCCTGAGGAAGGAGATACTGTGA
- a CDS encoding CBS domain-containing protein codes for MSSEEEKPKLNIIKLSKMPLKLVMERDFLRLSPEDKIETLIKGLEHRTCAVITDENGKLLGFISIDEVVNLIVPPSDYILVGMDAIKEAHLDWERPVKEIMNPRPITLSPNDRLGYALEVMLETGVKQFPVVDRGKR; via the coding sequence ATGAGTAGCGAGGAGGAAAAGCCGAAGCTCAACATAATCAAGCTCTCAAAGATGCCCCTCAAACTCGTCATGGAGAGGGACTTTCTCAGACTTTCACCGGAGGATAAAATAGAGACCCTTATTAAGGGACTGGAGCACAGAACCTGCGCTGTCATAACCGATGAAAACGGCAAACTGCTCGGTTTCATCTCAATCGATGAGGTAGTGAACCTGATAGTTCCTCCCTCGGATTACATTCTGGTGGGTATGGATGCAATAAAGGAGGCCCACCTCGACTGGGAGAGGCCTGTCAAGGAGATAATGAATCCCCGGCCAATAACTCTCAGCCCAAATGACAGGCTCGGCTACGCCCTTGAGGTAATGCTTGAAACTGGAGTAAAGCAGTTTCCTGTCGTCGACAGGGGAAAAAGGTAG
- the porA gene encoding pyruvate ferredoxin oxidoreductase has product MEYKPIRKVVSGNYAAAYAVKHARVQVVAAYPITPQTSIIEKIAEFIANGEVENLQYVPVESEHSAMAATIGASATGARAFTATSAQGLALMHEMLHWASGARLPIVMVDVNRAMAPPWSVWDDQTDSLAQRDTGWMQFYAENNQEVYDGVLMAFKIAETVNVPAMVVESAFILSHTYDVVEMIPQELVDEFLPLRKPLYDLADFEREPFSVGALATPADYYEFRYKLAKAHEEAKEVIRKVGQEFGERFGRDYSQMIETYRTEDADFVFMGMGSLMGTVKQAVDLLREEGYKVGAAKVRWFRPFPKEELYELARNVDGIAVLDRNYSFGMEGILFTEAKGALYNTDAKPLMKNYIVGLGGRDFTVNDVRKIAENMKAIIEKGELDVEVEWYHLKR; this is encoded by the coding sequence ATGGAGTACAAGCCGATCAGAAAAGTCGTGAGCGGAAACTACGCAGCCGCTTACGCCGTCAAACACGCGAGAGTTCAGGTCGTTGCAGCTTACCCGATAACCCCCCAGACTAGCATCATAGAAAAGATAGCCGAGTTCATAGCCAACGGAGAGGTCGAGAACCTCCAGTATGTCCCGGTTGAGAGCGAGCACTCGGCCATGGCCGCCACAATCGGTGCCTCGGCCACCGGCGCGAGGGCCTTCACCGCTACCTCAGCCCAGGGGCTCGCTTTGATGCACGAGATGCTCCACTGGGCGAGCGGTGCGAGGCTGCCGATAGTCATGGTGGACGTTAACAGAGCCATGGCTCCGCCGTGGAGCGTTTGGGACGACCAGACCGATTCCCTCGCCCAGAGGGACACCGGGTGGATGCAGTTCTACGCTGAGAACAACCAGGAGGTTTACGACGGCGTTCTCATGGCCTTCAAGATAGCCGAGACCGTCAACGTTCCGGCCATGGTTGTGGAGAGCGCCTTCATTCTGAGCCACACCTACGATGTAGTCGAGATGATTCCTCAGGAGCTCGTCGACGAGTTCCTTCCACTGAGGAAGCCGCTGTACGACTTAGCTGACTTCGAAAGGGAGCCATTCTCAGTTGGCGCCCTCGCCACGCCAGCTGACTACTACGAATTCAGGTATAAGCTCGCAAAAGCCCACGAGGAGGCCAAGGAGGTCATAAGGAAAGTTGGCCAGGAGTTCGGCGAGCGCTTTGGAAGGGACTACAGCCAGATGATAGAGACCTACAGGACAGAGGATGCAGACTTCGTCTTCATGGGGATGGGTTCACTCATGGGAACCGTCAAGCAGGCCGTTGACCTCCTCCGCGAGGAGGGCTACAAGGTCGGCGCGGCAAAGGTGCGCTGGTTCAGGCCCTTCCCGAAGGAGGAGCTGTACGAGCTGGCCAGGAACGTGGATGGGATAGCGGTCCTTGACAGGAACTACTCCTTTGGTATGGAGGGAATACTCTTCACGGAGGCCAAGGGTGCCCTCTACAACACCGACGCCAAGCCACTCATGAAGAACTACATCGTCGGCCTCGGCGGCAGGGACTTCACGGTGAACGACGTCAGGAAGATAGCCGAGAACATGAAGGCCATCATAGAGAAGGGCGAGCTTGACGTAGAGGTGGAATGGTACCACCTTAAGAGGTGA
- a CDS encoding carboxymuconolactone decarboxylase family protein: MENGDVMVKLKEIEELLDKLGKEHPKEISAFSRFLRETLDNKALTTREKELIALALGIAAGCERCIYLHTQKALEAGAKPEELIEAGLVAVLMAGGPALMHLIPLVKAIESFQKEHGKE, translated from the coding sequence ATGGAGAACGGCGACGTTATGGTTAAGTTAAAAGAGATTGAGGAGCTCCTCGACAAGCTCGGAAAGGAGCACCCGAAGGAGATATCTGCCTTTTCAAGGTTCCTGCGCGAGACCCTCGACAACAAGGCCCTCACAACGAGGGAGAAGGAGCTCATAGCCCTCGCCCTCGGAATAGCTGCCGGCTGCGAGCGGTGCATCTACCTCCACACCCAGAAGGCCCTTGAAGCCGGTGCGAAGCCGGAGGAACTCATAGAGGCCGGACTCGTGGCGGTTCTGATGGCCGGCGGTCCGGCATTGATGCATCTCATCCCGCTTGTGAAGGCCATAGAGAGCTTCCAAAAAGAGCATGGGAAGGAGTGA
- a CDS encoding cation:proton antiporter, with protein MLAVAEAFGWIFARIEQPVVLGQIVGGILLGVLFPPTEEVKDISMIGVLLLLFLAGLESSVDELKEAGKAGISVAGIGVLVAFFIGFAVVYPFKGFEQALLYGALTTPTSVSLTVRVLMELDALKTREGTTILTAAIVDDILGIIILTVVISILVQGSVHYSVIGLILLKVAVFLAVAIYLVPPAVDWLLKKVIRLGFADSTITLSMAILFAFAYLAEHMNLASILGAYLFGLALSETEFRKPIFEHTRVIAHAIFIPLFFVDVGMNIPVKDVSSVGVFAVVFSLGAILSKILGCGLGGIVGGLTPKEALRVGIGMIPRMGVELAMLAIALNAGIVGREAYVVIVLMIFLTTLVTPPLLKMAFGGGKEEEEFIELFEGS; from the coding sequence ATGCTGGCGGTTGCTGAGGCCTTCGGCTGGATATTCGCACGGATAGAACAGCCTGTGGTTTTGGGCCAGATAGTCGGTGGAATCCTGCTGGGAGTTCTCTTTCCGCCGACAGAGGAAGTCAAGGACATATCCATGATAGGCGTTCTCCTCCTTCTTTTCCTAGCCGGGCTTGAGAGCAGTGTGGACGAGCTTAAAGAGGCTGGGAAGGCTGGGATTTCCGTTGCAGGCATAGGCGTTCTCGTGGCTTTCTTCATAGGATTTGCAGTGGTCTATCCCTTCAAGGGCTTTGAGCAGGCGCTCCTCTACGGTGCTTTAACAACGCCAACGAGCGTCAGTTTGACAGTTAGGGTTCTCATGGAGCTCGACGCCCTTAAGACGAGGGAGGGAACGACGATACTTACCGCGGCCATAGTCGATGATATCCTCGGCATAATAATTCTGACAGTTGTAATCTCGATCCTCGTCCAGGGAAGCGTTCACTACTCAGTTATAGGCCTCATCCTGCTTAAGGTCGCCGTCTTCCTCGCAGTTGCGATTTATCTTGTGCCCCCAGCTGTTGACTGGTTGCTCAAGAAGGTAATCCGGCTTGGCTTCGCAGATTCCACGATAACACTCTCGATGGCCATCCTCTTCGCCTTCGCTTACCTCGCCGAACACATGAACCTTGCCTCAATCCTCGGTGCCTACCTCTTTGGATTGGCTCTGAGTGAGACCGAGTTCAGGAAGCCAATATTCGAGCACACTAGGGTCATAGCTCATGCAATCTTCATCCCGCTGTTCTTCGTCGACGTCGGCATGAACATACCTGTAAAGGATGTCTCCTCCGTTGGGGTGTTCGCAGTAGTGTTTTCCCTCGGAGCGATCCTCAGCAAGATACTCGGTTGCGGTCTGGGCGGCATCGTCGGTGGACTGACACCAAAAGAGGCCCTCAGGGTCGGAATAGGTATGATCCCGAGGATGGGTGTGGAACTGGCGATGCTGGCGATAGCCCTGAACGCGGGCATAGTCGGCAGGGAAGCGTACGTCGTGATAGTCCTGATGATATTCCTGACGACCCTCGTCACGCCGCCCCTACTCAAGATGGCTTTTGGTGGCGGGAAGGAGGAAGAGGAGTTCATCGAGCTCTTTGAAGGTTCCTGA
- a CDS encoding inorganic phosphate transporter: protein MDALAIAIVAVAFYIAWNIGSNDSANAMGTAVGAGILSFRQVTLTIAIFTLLGAYLKGYKVMKTVGKGIVPEGYLTMEMALIALLSAGVWVTIATIKGLPVSTTQAIVGGVIGVGLATSAPVNWWTLTKIAAAWVASPILSGILAIILYKFYSYVISKIKSVSTIEALYKALAILGGSYMAFNFGTNEVANASGPIVGAGFLPPKTAGVLVALSLAVGALTFSYAVMHTVGKKITALGPISAFAAQFGSAMAVSIANVFGLPVSSSQSIVGGVVGVGLLAGRGVDKRVIVDIVFGWVATPLTAIGISFVLLKLFALVGMV from the coding sequence ATGGACGCGCTGGCGATAGCCATCGTGGCAGTGGCGTTCTATATCGCGTGGAACATAGGCTCGAATGATTCAGCCAACGCAATGGGAACGGCCGTCGGAGCCGGAATATTGAGCTTCAGGCAGGTAACCCTAACAATAGCAATATTCACGCTCCTCGGTGCTTATCTTAAGGGTTACAAAGTCATGAAAACCGTCGGCAAGGGAATAGTGCCTGAAGGATACCTAACTATGGAGATGGCCCTCATAGCACTTCTCTCCGCGGGTGTCTGGGTGACGATAGCGACGATAAAGGGGCTTCCCGTTTCGACGACCCAGGCAATAGTTGGCGGTGTCATCGGAGTTGGATTAGCCACGAGCGCTCCCGTGAACTGGTGGACGCTGACCAAGATCGCCGCAGCTTGGGTAGCATCTCCCATCCTCTCGGGAATCCTTGCGATAATCCTCTACAAGTTCTACTCCTATGTGATCTCAAAAATTAAGAGCGTCTCGACAATTGAAGCCCTCTACAAGGCGCTCGCCATCCTCGGCGGCTCCTACATGGCCTTTAACTTTGGGACGAACGAAGTAGCCAACGCCTCCGGACCGATCGTCGGTGCCGGCTTTTTACCACCAAAAACCGCTGGAGTACTCGTGGCCTTAAGCCTCGCAGTTGGAGCACTGACCTTCAGCTACGCAGTCATGCACACCGTTGGAAAGAAGATAACTGCCCTCGGCCCGATTTCAGCATTCGCCGCTCAGTTCGGCTCCGCAATGGCGGTCAGCATAGCTAACGTCTTCGGCCTCCCGGTGAGTTCCAGTCAGTCGATAGTAGGCGGTGTCGTCGGCGTAGGCCTCTTGGCGGGCAGAGGAGTTGACAAGAGGGTAATCGTGGATATCGTCTTCGGCTGGGTAGCGACGCCGCTAACTGCCATCGGAATCTCCTTCGTCCTGCTCAAGCTCTTCGCCCTCGTCGGGATGGTTTAG
- a CDS encoding 3-methyl-2-oxobutanoate dehydrogenase subunit beta, whose protein sequence is MEIPEQIKKKLTLPAEEHFYAGHTACQGCGASLGLRYVLKAYGRKTIFAIPACCSTIIAGAWPYNTLGANLFHTAFETTGAVLGGIEAALKARGIKVKGEDGVMVVGWAGDGGTADIGLQALSGFLERGHDAVYIMYDNEAYMNTGIQRSGSTPYGAWTTNTPGGKRHFLEKRHKKKVIDIVIAHQIPYAATASVAYPEDFIRKLKTAQKTPGPSFIQLFAPCPTGWRSPTDKSIEIARLAVQTAYFPLFEYKDGKYRINMPNPKKEPKPIEEFLKYQGRFKYMTKEDIQILQEWVNREWERLKKLAEVFG, encoded by the coding sequence ATGGAGATTCCTGAGCAGATTAAGAAAAAGCTCACGCTCCCGGCGGAGGAGCACTTCTACGCAGGCCACACCGCCTGCCAGGGCTGTGGCGCGTCCCTCGGCCTGAGGTACGTCCTCAAGGCCTACGGCAGGAAAACGATATTCGCAATCCCCGCCTGCTGTTCAACAATTATAGCCGGTGCCTGGCCCTACAACACCCTAGGCGCCAACCTTTTCCACACTGCATTTGAGACGACCGGTGCCGTCCTGGGCGGTATAGAGGCCGCCTTGAAAGCTAGAGGGATAAAAGTCAAAGGTGAAGACGGCGTCATGGTCGTTGGCTGGGCCGGCGACGGTGGAACCGCCGACATAGGCCTTCAGGCTCTCTCGGGCTTCCTTGAGAGGGGCCACGACGCGGTCTACATCATGTACGACAACGAAGCCTATATGAACACGGGAATCCAGAGATCAGGCTCAACGCCCTACGGGGCCTGGACCACCAACACCCCGGGCGGAAAGAGGCACTTCCTGGAGAAGAGGCACAAGAAGAAGGTCATCGACATAGTCATAGCCCACCAGATACCCTACGCGGCAACTGCGAGCGTGGCCTATCCCGAAGACTTCATAAGGAAACTCAAGACCGCCCAGAAGACTCCAGGCCCGAGCTTTATCCAGCTCTTCGCCCCGTGCCCGACGGGGTGGAGAAGTCCAACCGACAAGAGCATCGAGATAGCAAGGCTCGCGGTTCAGACAGCTTACTTCCCGCTCTTCGAGTACAAGGACGGGAAGTACAGGATAAACATGCCCAATCCAAAGAAGGAGCCGAAGCCGATAGAGGAGTTCCTCAAGTACCAGGGCAGGTTCAAGTACATGACCAAGGAGGACATCCAGATCCTCCAGGAGTGGGTCAACCGCGAGTGGGAGAGGCTGAAGAAGCTCGCCGAGGTCTTCGGCTGA
- a CDS encoding nascent polypeptide-associated complex protein, producing MMGMNPKQLKKMMKQLGIKMEELEDVEEVVIRLRGRELVLKDPAVTVITAQGEKTYQIIPGSEEVREVLEVSEEDVKLVMEQAGVDYDTAKKALEEAKGDLAEAILKLTE from the coding sequence ATGATGGGAATGAACCCAAAACAGCTCAAGAAGATGATGAAGCAGCTCGGCATAAAGATGGAGGAGCTTGAGGACGTTGAGGAGGTAGTTATCAGGTTGAGGGGTAGGGAACTCGTCCTCAAGGATCCGGCAGTCACGGTGATAACGGCCCAAGGGGAGAAGACCTACCAGATAATCCCGGGAAGCGAGGAAGTGAGGGAAGTTCTGGAGGTCTCAGAGGAGGACGTAAAGCTCGTCATGGAGCAGGCTGGAGTGGACTACGACACGGCAAAGAAAGCACTGGAAGAAGCGAAAGGAGACCTCGCGGAGGCGATCCTGAAGCTTACCGAGTGA
- a CDS encoding type II toxin-antitoxin system VapC family toxin: MIEEYYGRMITSVLTVWQLYILLRRSGAKLRISRVLEDLGIKVVALTPEIIKRAEECEKLDFDDAIHYATMKAHGIKVILSNDRDFDRVEVKRLF; the protein is encoded by the coding sequence TTGATCGAGGAATACTACGGCAGGATGATAACCTCTGTACTGACCGTCTGGCAACTCTACATTCTTCTCCGGCGCTCGGGAGCCAAGCTCAGGATAAGCAGGGTTCTGGAAGATTTGGGAATAAAGGTCGTCGCCCTGACTCCCGAGATCATCAAAAGGGCAGAGGAATGCGAGAAGCTCGACTTTGACGATGCCATACACTACGCCACGATGAAAGCGCACGGGATCAAGGTTATCCTTTCAAACGACAGAGATTTTGACAGAGTTGAAGTGAAAAGGCTGTTTTAG
- a CDS encoding pyruvate/ketoisovalerate ferredoxin oxidoreductase subunit gamma, producing the protein MIEIRFHGRGGQGAVTAANILASAAFKEGKYVQAFPFFGVERRGAPVTAFTRIDDKPIRIKTQIYEPDIVVVLDPSLLDTVDVTAGLKEGGIVIINTEKSKEEVLEKLKKKPAKLALVDATGIALEILGLPITNTAILGAVAKATGLVKLESVQEAIKETFSGALGEKNAKAAEDSFNKTVLYEL; encoded by the coding sequence ATGATCGAGATTCGTTTTCACGGTAGAGGTGGACAGGGTGCAGTTACGGCCGCAAACATTTTAGCCTCGGCAGCCTTCAAGGAGGGCAAATACGTCCAGGCCTTCCCGTTCTTCGGTGTTGAGAGGCGTGGAGCGCCGGTTACAGCCTTCACCAGGATTGACGACAAGCCGATAAGGATAAAGACCCAGATCTACGAGCCGGATATCGTCGTCGTCCTCGACCCGAGCCTTCTCGACACCGTTGACGTTACAGCGGGCCTCAAGGAAGGTGGAATCGTCATAATCAACACCGAGAAGAGCAAGGAGGAAGTCCTTGAGAAGCTCAAGAAGAAGCCGGCCAAGCTGGCCCTTGTGGATGCTACGGGCATAGCCCTCGAAATTCTCGGGCTTCCGATAACCAACACCGCCATCCTCGGTGCGGTTGCAAAGGCCACCGGTCTGGTCAAGCTTGAGAGCGTCCAGGAAGCCATCAAGGAGACCTTCTCAGGTGCCCTCGGCGAGAAGAACGCCAAGGCCGCCGAGGACTCCTTCAATAAGACCGTTCTCTACGAGCTCTGA
- the hflX gene encoding GTPase HflX, protein MRAIGVIRSSRREWVSREEFEELLRSAGYEVLTIVEQNREEHPRYNIGPGKLEELKELVKELKPDKVIFANRLTPSQAYNLWKELRVEIMDRWQLVLEIFEKRAHSREAKLQVELASLQYEVPLVKEAIRRIKLGDRAGFKGMGEYQTRQYLKHIRYRMGKIRKELERVKADREVKRKRREEMGFILVALAGYTNAGKSTLLNALAREEVEARGQMFTTLDTTTRRFRLGTRRILATDTVGFIDGLPPFIVEAFHSTLEEIVKADIVLLVLDSSEPWGEIRRKALASLRVLRELKALDKPIIVALNKIDLIEEADAEEKARLIWELARERGISLEDVVKISAKEGRLGELMEALNRVVLKLPKYGAFRIIVEEPEKVPAVMALINSVGEVLSVEYGEKTMIDAYVQTGMLGEIKKMGAEIERLNHPDEGEELEQDEGDSDGS, encoded by the coding sequence ATGAGAGCGATAGGTGTTATCAGGAGCTCCCGTAGAGAATGGGTGAGCAGGGAGGAGTTCGAGGAACTGCTGAGGAGCGCTGGCTACGAGGTTCTGACCATAGTAGAGCAGAACAGGGAGGAGCATCCGCGCTACAATATAGGGCCGGGAAAGCTCGAGGAGCTCAAGGAGCTTGTCAAGGAGCTCAAGCCCGACAAGGTGATCTTCGCGAACAGGCTGACGCCGAGCCAGGCCTACAACCTCTGGAAGGAGCTCAGGGTTGAGATAATGGACCGCTGGCAGCTCGTCCTTGAGATATTCGAGAAGAGGGCCCACTCAAGGGAGGCCAAACTCCAGGTGGAGCTCGCCTCTCTCCAGTACGAGGTGCCTCTCGTAAAAGAGGCCATAAGGAGGATAAAGCTTGGCGACAGGGCCGGTTTTAAGGGCATGGGTGAGTACCAGACGAGGCAGTACCTCAAGCACATCCGCTACCGGATGGGAAAGATACGGAAAGAGCTTGAGAGGGTGAAGGCTGACAGAGAGGTCAAGAGGAAGAGAAGGGAGGAGATGGGCTTCATCCTGGTTGCACTCGCTGGATACACCAACGCCGGGAAATCGACCCTTTTAAACGCCCTCGCCCGGGAGGAAGTCGAGGCAAGGGGCCAGATGTTCACGACCCTTGACACAACGACGAGGCGCTTCAGGCTCGGCACGAGGAGGATTCTTGCAACCGATACAGTTGGGTTCATCGACGGTTTGCCGCCCTTTATAGTTGAAGCCTTCCACTCCACGCTGGAGGAGATAGTAAAGGCAGACATAGTCCTCCTCGTTCTGGACTCAAGCGAGCCGTGGGGTGAAATCAGGAGAAAAGCCCTCGCTTCCCTTCGGGTTCTGAGAGAGCTGAAGGCCCTCGACAAGCCGATTATAGTTGCCCTCAACAAGATAGACCTGATAGAAGAGGCGGACGCTGAGGAGAAGGCCAGGCTGATATGGGAGCTTGCCCGCGAGAGGGGGATAAGCCTCGAGGACGTGGTGAAGATTTCGGCGAAGGAGGGCCGCCTCGGGGAGCTTATGGAGGCCCTAAACAGGGTAGTCCTTAAACTTCCCAAGTACGGTGCTTTCAGGATAATCGTGGAGGAACCTGAGAAAGTCCCTGCCGTGATGGCGCTCATAAATTCCGTTGGAGAAGTTCTCTCGGTTGAGTACGGTGAGAAGACTATGATAGACGCCTACGTCCAAACGGGGATGTTGGGTGAGATTAAGAAAATGGGGGCCGAGATAGAGAGGCTAAACCATCCCGACGAGGGCGAAGAGCTTGAGCAGGACGAAGGAGATTCCGATGGCAGTTAG
- a CDS encoding 3-methyl-2-oxobutanoate dehydrogenase subunit delta: MNTLFGEKKAEAKKIVFTSVEQYPEAPISLGTTLSNFTGDWRTFIPVVNEEKCVKCYICWKFCPEPAIYIKPDGYVAVDYDYCKGCGICANECPTNAITMEKEEK, encoded by the coding sequence TTGAACACGCTGTTTGGAGAGAAAAAGGCGGAGGCAAAGAAGATAGTCTTCACCTCCGTCGAGCAGTACCCCGAGGCACCGATAAGCCTTGGGACTACCCTAAGCAACTTCACAGGTGACTGGAGGACATTCATCCCTGTCGTCAACGAGGAGAAGTGCGTCAAGTGCTACATCTGCTGGAAGTTCTGCCCGGAGCCGGCCATCTACATCAAGCCAGACGGTTACGTGGCGGTCGACTACGACTACTGTAAGGGCTGCGGAATCTGCGCCAACGAGTGCCCGACCAACGCCATAACCATGGAAAAGGAGGAGAAGTGA